A region of the Sminthopsis crassicaudata isolate SCR6 chromosome 6, ASM4859323v1, whole genome shotgun sequence genome:
agagaggcagagagaaaaagaaagagacagacagagacaaagatagagagagcaAAAAAGAGCTGAGAGAAAACAAACACAgtgagagaaaaaagcaaagtaaatacagagatcaataatatttatatatgctaGATGTCCTCAAAGAACCTTCCAATCCTAGCATTCActgaatgacattttttttcctgcataaGGGAAAATGGCTGTGGGATATAGattaatatatttacttataaaagaagaaaaaaagctaagGCCCAATAACTTCTTGGAAGAGGTGGTGAAGAAGTTGAGCTAAAGGCAAAGGCCCCTTGGCAAAAGTAATTCaatttagtttaaaataattctatattttggagagacatttatatttctttgcataATTCAATTTAATCTATTTGTATTTCCACCCAAATTAGTTAGTGAGCATGTGCTTTGGGACTAGGAATAACCATGTTACTCAGTCAGTATACCCTTCAGAAACAGACTGGTCTTTTTAAGAGTAGGattttaacaaaaaaacaaaggaagaaaaatagttaaaattaataattagttattaaatttttataatatgaatTTCTCTCATTACTATGAGATATACTTACTTTTTGTTCATTAttgaggttttatttttgttttgcctttataATCTTTTGTAAGGAACTTCCATAGAGAAATGTCCATTAGCTAAGACAGATTAATACACTCTGAAATGTGCCATTTTAAAGTTTCCTAGAGCTGAAGTAATTTAACTAGGCTTACTTAGAAAGTATCTTTCAATGGatacactaaatttttttttcctgaatctgaAGGAATTGAACCACACTGactgataatatatatatgtatatatgtatgtatatatatgtatatatatgcatatatatatacatatatatacatacatatatacatatatatatatgaatgtaataaagcaatcataaatattgaataaaacatCCTCCTACAATCTTACATGATTCAATGGCCCCCAAATTTTGATTAAGTTAAGGTTAGTGAAAGATCTTCATTCACATCCCAGCTAAAATCACAGAATCTATTAAGGAATTTTTTTGGAAATCCTGACTGAACTAAGGTTCCACAATCATACAGTCAagtttccaaaaacaaaaacaaaaaacaaaaacaaaaataaaaaaaccctcaaaaacaaaaaacatattaaatCTTTCCTTGACTTAATGTCATAGTGCACCCAATCCATGTCCATATTAAAAGAAGTTtcgataaataaataaatattcttaacATCTGCAGAATATACGGAGATAAACAACCTCATACATAGTGTAGCTAAAAATATAGGATCAAAGACAatggaaaatatttgtatataggtATTACTCCAAATAACAAGACTGGTTCCCTCAAAATGTCatttcataaaacaaaacaaaaataaagaaacatgtCATGAAGGCTTTACTCCTGCCCACCTCAACCACCCTTCCTAACACGTACCTATTTAGTTTGTGTCACACAAAAGGAGACGCATGATGTATATGCACTTCATTCAAAGGTTCCATTGTCatctggaggaggaagagatcttCATGGTAGAATTCATTCGCTGGAATATGTCAAGGGGGATTTAGGGgcaagaaatgtttctttttctcccacATAAGAGTCCAGAGCAGCACAAATAGGTGGCCAAATCTCTGGACACCACATCAGAACTTTCACTGAAAGAAACATGTAAAGATCTTTTTGTCTTACATACTCTGGATTTTTAAGATATGTCCTAGAATCTGGGGATAGACTCCCAGAGGCATTTCAAATGTAGACATTGTAAAGTGACAAATGTTAGTGCAAAgggaatacattttttcttttcttttttggcccCTATGAAGTAGGTTTACCTCTCAGGTAAATTTTGCTAGCCAGCCCCACTTCTCCCAATCCCATAGGCATATACCAATGCACCCTCAAATCACAATTAGTCTATTTGGTTGATGGTGCAGCTGGAGACAGAAAACATAtaaaacttctttattatttttatttattatatgagtCAATTAAACTAATAACAAGAAAGGCATTCTCACTTTTACAAGAAATCACCTATTACTTATTCAATTGTGATCTGATTTTATTCCCATTAGTTTAATTTCCCATAAATTTCCATATTGCTCTACTGAGTACtgtttaagtgtgtgtgtgtgtgtgtgtgtgtgtgtgagcatatGTGTGGATCACcaaatgtaacgtgctctcctggcagttacaattactagtctgtcctagacccaccagagtacctttgaccactgtgtttagcagtgtgaactctacccggctcgcctcctctgaggccttcaaaggtctctggccacaatctcttgaatctatagcttaataaccggtagcgcactcaagaacaaccacgtgtaatcttaaaagcctttattatacctactcacataatgccctgactgatgccctgacttgttggttcccgagtgaacacctggtcagaagacccatgtgttcactaccaaaacccttacctcttttggctacccatcttggcttggccacccaggctagggagccagggtgaagaacgccagattAAAGAGGACCGCccgctgcctgcagtgggcttacatagggcctgtgaggtcacatttCTCCTAATCCTAGTCCTGCAGCATTTGACATTTGTTTCCCCTCCTGGCAGGAATGAGTCTCCTTTGAAGAAAGGAAGtgggaagaagagataaaaaatatctattatgttTACCTTCAGAACACATAATATCATCTCTATGTGACATGTGGGGATGAGAGTGGGAAAATAGCCCTCAAAACATATGGTGTCCTggatattgcatttttatttaatttcttaaatattcacCAACTACATTTTAAGATAGTTTAGCTGGATTTGAACACTGAGTTACATTAAGTTGAAATTCAgtaagtatatatgtacattttagcACTTAGGTTAAAAATAGTCAATTTAATAAATGTGGAATAAAAGATGCATACGTTATACTAGAGCATAGTTCTGAGCTTTGCTGACCCACAAATTCAACATGGATTATTTTGATATTATGATTATCATTCATGAAGTTTCTGTCATTTTAGGCTGCATCAACAGAAGCAGAGATTCCAGGATAAAGGAGTTATTAATCTCATTGAACCCTCTCTTTGTCAGGACTCAACTATAATATTCAAGTTTTAGTTCCATGGTTTAAAAAGGATATTGATAAGCTGAAAAATGGTGAGAATAAACAACCATCATTAAAAGGCCTCATTTAAAGTCACATGAGGACTACATAGAGTAATAAAACATAAAAGACCTGGGGAAAAAATCAATGTGGGCATGATAGTTTCAAGTATATGAAGAGATGTTATATGGAAGAAATGTATACTTTTTCTTGCCACATAAAGGgacagaacaaagaacaaaaagtaaaaatattaccatggagaatgggtgaaaaaaataaacagatctCCTAAAAGTTAGAGCACTTCCAAAGGaaataaacagagagagacagagatagtaacaaagacagacagagacaaagagacagacagagacaaaaacagagagaataatgatagaaacaagtctttcatacTCTGTGATGTTTtttgcaataaatatttctttaattaaatttaagaTTATGGATGTTATGCCATAAGTAATTTCCTAACACTTAGAATTGTTTAAAAGTCAAACAGGCTGTGTCAAAAGATAGTGGCTCTCTTTACTTTGGATATACTCAAGTAGAGACAGGATGACCATTTGAATAGTAGGCATGTCTTTCATATATGGCTTGGATTAAAGAGCTCCTAAAATGCTTTCAAATcttcaattctgagattctgtgatatatttttgtttgtttgtttgtttgtttttgttattaaagttttttgatttacaaaacatatgcatgggtaatttttcaaaattgacctttgcaaagccttgtcttcaaaattatttcccactccctcacctagatgacaggtagtccaatacatgttaaatgtgttaaaatatatgttaaatccaatatatggatacatatttatacagttattttgctgtacaagaaaaattggatgaagaaggaaaaaaaacttgggaacgaaaacaaaatgcaagcaaagaacaacagaaagagtgagaatgctatgttgtggcccacactTGGCTCTCACaattctctctgggtgtagatggctctcttcatcactgaacaagtgaaattggtttgaatcatctcattgttgaagagagccatgtccatcagaattgatcaccatatagtattgttgttgaagtgtataatgatctcctggttctgctcattcacttagcatcagttcatataagtccctcCAAGCTTCtatgaaatcctcctgctgatcatttcttacagaaaaatactatttcataacattcatataccataatttattcagccattccacaactgatgggcatccactcagtttccagtttcttgccactacaaaaagggctgccacaaacatttttgcacatgtgattccttttcctcctcttttaagatctctttgggatataggcccagtagaaacattactggatcaaagagtatgcacagttggaGAGCTGTTTCAGCATAGTTGcaacttgctctccagaaggttcacagttccatcaacaatgtgttactgttccagttttcctacataccctccaacatttgtcagtaccttttcttgtcatcttagccaatctgagaggtatatagtggtatctctaCTCTTGAACATTTTCTAAGAGAATACAGTTGACAAAATTTTCACATGTTCATTTTCAGAAGACTTAAAATttgtatagatttttaaaaatcctaaaatctaagagattaaatgatttggcaAAAGTTGATATGAAATGTTGTAGAACATGTTATAATTTTCTGCTACAATACCACACAGCAACAGTTGCTCACACAACAATAAGCACTCCTCTGCTCCCTGTAGGAATTGtactaattaaattaattaattaactacttaaattaaattaatgtacaaattaaaatttgaacTCGATGAGAGTGTAGTTCATCTTGTTTTCTTGtatctgtatccccagcacttccTACAATACCTGACATGTAGTAAATACTTATAGCTTTTGATTTCATGCCCTCCCAGACTCAGTCTcttatgtttctgtctctcttctctgtttgcTTGAATCTCTTAATTCACCAAATTCAATATGTTTCCCAGCATATTATGTAGCTTCTCTTAAATTGCAGACAAGCAGTCAATCaataaggaaataacaaacccttgaaaagagccaagaatTGTGACAAATACAAAGgataaaacaaatggaaaaaccaGGACATTCTTCCCACTCTCAAGGGGGTATAAATTCTAAATAAGGATACAAAATTATTATAGCTATAGAATATGtatattctataaaaatatagtatCAAAAGAAATTATTCTCAATGAGCAGGTACTGGATGGAATTAATCGGAAACCAAGGAAAAAACCTCCAGACAATAAAATTTGAACTAAATCTAAGAGGAAGCCTGGGAAGCTAGGACATggaaatgataaaaggaaataatgttttAGAGACAGGCAATACAAATACATGGACTTAAGATAAAGAGTGCAGTTAATGGGGATGAACAAGTAGATTAGGATAGTGTGTGTTAGACAGTAAAGTATGAGAAGATTATAACTAACATAGAAGAGAGGAAATAAGATGGAGTGAAATATAAGAGAAAACTGATTAGATCTATAGGCTGCATTTTCAAACAATTACTTTGGCTCCATTTCCATTTCTGACAGTGCCTAATATctaaatatgatataataatttgTGTAACAAAAGAACACTAAAATGGATTATCCTTTTCATTCTGTATCATCGGGAAAGTTATTATTAagataaaattatgtaaaaatactttattagCCAATGATTCAGATAAAAAGGTATATAAACTGAGATGTTTGCTTTCATCCATGTCTTTTTTGGTCTTTATCCCTATTATCAGTAAGAATGACACCTTTTTAACTTtacatttcttgcttttttttttcaaaatgaagtggaaaaaggtttttttacatgatttttataatttacatgaatgatgaaatgacttgcatatttgaatatataattgatatatgcTTTGTCTTCTGAATAAGACATAGGAGAGGTGGAAAAggatttggaaataaagtttttattaatgttacaaatgaatagaaaaaagagaaaaaacattcctaaaaagaaataaaaatatgaacatggtatcatatttttcaaaagatgttaaatgaaaaatcaaattataattcTGTTTTATTTGAATATCAAAAACAATTTTGCTACCCACACCTTctgcatagcatttttcatctctgTATTTCGTAGTGTATAGATGAGAGGGTTCATCATGGGTGCAATGACTGTATAAAACATAGAGAACTCCTTATCATTTTGGCTAGCATTAGGAGGAGGGATGTAGGTGGCAATACAAGGCACAAAAAACAGAACAACCACCATGACATGGGAAGCACAAGTTGAGAGGGCTTTACGTCGAGCATCAGAGGAATGGTTCCTGAGGTTATATAATATGACAATGTAAGATACCACCAAGACCAGAAAGGTGGCTAAgacaaccattccagtatttgcAATGACTAAGATGTTAGGGATGCGTGTGTCAGTGCAGACAAGTTTCAAGAGGGCTTTTACATCACATATATAGTGATCCACTAGATTAGGGCCACAGAAAGGTAATCTAATGACCATGATCATCTGGGCAATGGCATGCCAAAAGGCAACTAGCCAGGCCATTAGAAGCATCATGTTACATCTCTGTCTATTCACAATTAGCATGTAATGCAAAGGTTTACAAATGGCTACATAACGATCAAAGGCCATAGACACCAGAATGAACATCTCAACGCCTGAAAGAAAATGTGCAGTACAAAGTTGAGTCATACAGCTATTATAAGATATGTATTTTTGCTTGGCAATTAAGTCCCTGAGTAGTCTGGGAACCACAGTGGAAGTATAGGCAAGATCCATGTAAGATAAATGACAGAGAAAATAGTACATAGGTTGCTGGATCAAATGACTGCATATGATAGTGATAAAGATAATAATGTTCCCAAAGAAGATGGCAAAATAGCAGAACAGGAATATtacaaaacatattattttaacCTCCTGGCTCTTGAACAGTCCCAAGAGAACAAATTCTGTGACATTGTTCTGATTTTCCATGTATTTTAAGTAGAAGAGGACTTTCCAGAATAATTCTAATTCATCTGAAATTAAGATATGAGAAATCAGTAAAAGGACTTTAATAcattttttgaataaaaatatcatcAGCAGATTAtgtaatgaattttaattttactatttaacttatatctatatatttaaatgaaataaaaaaaacttgtCTTAATTTCATCTAAAGATTAGTATtccaaaaaaaatgattttaacaaCTATCCAGTAGTCCTTTCCATCCTATTAAAATACATCATTACTTATAAGTTAAGAAATTAACATAActttaacaattaataatatcTTAAAAGTCCATTTAAGTGGACTTCTAATTTTAAATGTTGCTATTGTTTTAGTTTGCTTTGGTTTGCTTTGGTTAGGtaaggtgttttttgtttgtaccAGGTAATTTCTAACATTATTAAAtagagttcatttttaaaaagtaaatgataaatatctttttatttataaagtatgACTGAAAGGTATCAATTTGAAAATataacaattattaaatattaatatattagttgtcaaaataaatcttttaagcacttttatttgaaaaatcagaaaaaataatattaaataaatattttcttccaatCAACTGATTCATTTTACACAGTCAATAAGTAATCATTGGGAATTTTCAAAAAATGGAATGATTCCCTAAATAAGGTGAACAAGTATCTATATAGTATGAGAGGTAAGGTTCTGCTCCCAAACTAGATGAAGTAAAACTACAATAAGTGTCTTACAATTTATGTACATTCCTGAAAAGAAAGTGTGGACTAAAGAGTCAGTGAGTGACGATCATCAGGGATATAAGACCAGGGAAAACATCAAGAAAATggtgagggagaaaagaaggagattAATTAAGAGCAGCAATGATCTTTACTCTCTCATTTTAAGAGTTCTGGAGTAATGgtttatttttccaatctttgTGGCAATTGAGGATGTGGTAGAGGCATAATGAAAGTTGGATTTCTGAAGAAAGGTTGaactctatctctctcctttttcatttacTGGCTGGATCATCATGTTTCTGATTTTCTTGAATGAAAATATCCCTCTACTCTCTCTTCTCATTCCCAActtctacattttctcttttcttgcctTTCTGCTTTTTAACCACTATCTTCTTTCAAAAcgtacaatattcttttgattaAAGTCATAGATTGCCACTAAATTTCTCAAATCAAATTCTTCAAGTTTAGAAGGACATAATAAAATTTCTCCCCTATCTCAGCATAAACTTATAAAACCAGTTCTATCgctgctattttattttttaaaataaatttgcatacttccttaatttgtttttaaatattgggAGGTAGGATGTCTTCAACAGTGCTCATAACAACCTTCTCACCATCAATTAATCTGGAATAATCATACTTGAATTCcaataattattttccatttgttctaaaaatgatggaaatatgagagaaaaaatgaataaatgtggaaaaattaaacATCTGAATTCAATGAATAATAGAGGAAGACTGTTGTGTCTGCTGTGTCCATCTCTTTGCAGTCTTATTTGGAAGTTTTATGGAAAAGATATAGTAGTTTGCTATTTACTTCTACAGAATAATGATATGAGAGTaatcaaaaattgtttttcaaaagacAAAGGCAAGAACCATAATTCTGTAGCCAATTAGAACTTCCAAATGAGGGAATTCTATCTGCTAGCTGAGGCTGACATTTGTACTTTGTGTATTACAGAGTATTATGTGTCTTACGGAGTGCTGAATACAGGTGACTTGTAAAGATCTAGAGAAACTCTAAGAATATTAACAATTACTTATTTTTATGCCTAAATTctcagtaatataaaatattttgataataatttaCACATAAATTAAGTTCATCCTTcatacattttattaataaggaatAGATAGTTTCACATGTGTTAGTCATATAGGTgactgaaatataaaatatagtcaactattttttgttttttgtcaaaatataatcaataactatttattaagtgtcttgtAAACTAGTTGTCAACTAGTGGGATATGATGTGTTATAGAGAGcttctaattttaatattttttctatagtGTCTATCCTTCATACATCCAAATTACTCAAAGTTCCTTAAAACACAAAACATCCAATATACCCCTTGATCATCAATatcaaggaaaacagaaaataaggaGACAGATGCTCACTATATCTATGCATGGATTGGCTTCAGGGAGATCCAGAAGGGAAACTAAGTTAAAGAGTAAATTCCCTCTAAATGTCAAAGTCCTATATTGGTTCTGTTTGGTGAATACCATTGTATTCCTTGCATCCATCCTCAAAACATTATAGACATTTTTAGTAGGGTAGATAACAACCTTAAAATTGATttaactatatgaataaaatggggTTGGGTAAGGGggtaaaaagaaaatctttgaaatCTTAGGATTAGCTCTATGCAGAACAAAAAGTTAGACCTAAATGTCAGGAAAAAGATAGTAACAAAGATGAAAgtgaaaagtcaaaaataaacagagaaatagagaagcaGATAGAGAAAGACCAAAGCAAAATtggtaagagaaagaaaattcaatgaaGGAAATTGAAGTCATATGAGTGAATAAGTAACCTTAAGGCAAAATCAGCctattaattcaattaaatagaaataattttaattcttccaatTTTGAGAGAAAATATAGTGCAAAGCGTGGGAGACTTTATGTTGTAATTTACAGAGATTTGAATACCAccattataattactatttgtgtATCCATTGAAAATTCACGATGATTCTCTTTCACCAAGAAactccatttcttcatccataaaattacAATTGTAAATCTATATTATTTACGTCACTGGGTGGATATGAGAcaaagagctaaatctatcaaatggttttaaattattttcaaccTATCAGGAATTCTTTGATGGTAAACTCAGTTTCCATCTTCTTCTTGAAATCACTGCATTATACTTTATATTCTATTCATTCAGGTATTCCATTTCTTTAGGTATCCCTAGGCCTGCAGTAAATCATAAACTTAGTCATTTATTAAGGCTAGAGATAAAGGGAAGATTTGAAGAAATCTATTCTAACTTGTGCTTTTAAAAGATCCTTCTCCTTTAAATGATAagaaggatgctttcagaaaaagtctagaaagttctccatgaagtcaagcaaagtgaaatgcatTGTACATAAAATAATACCAATGTTTTGAAATTATCATCCATAAATGGCTTTACTATTTTCAGCTATACAATGACCCGTGACTATGCTAAaggatttatgaagaaaaatccaTACAGAGAGGAGACACTGATTCTTTCTGAATGTAGAATgaagtctctgtctctgtctttctctgtctctctgtctctctctctctctctctctctctctctcacacacacacacacacacacacacacacacatgtacgcACATTcactatttttcttgatttttttgttaatgtgggagatgcatattttctttcacaatatgacttttatggaaatatcttGCATTacttcatatgtggtttcttaatgagGACTGGAGGGTgaacataaaaaaagaatctgaaactcttaatctttaaaaagaaatgcaatattaaataaataacttgAAGGGGATAAAAGGATCCTCCTTCTTCCCAAGAAAACCcacttttcttttcaataattctttaattttatggCTATTTGCCCTTATGGTGGAGATAAACTTATTTGTTTACAAAATCCACCCCAAACCCCTAAATCTACACAAACCTTAAGAACCAAAtgtaaaaagtaaaatacctcTTTGACAAGGAATTTGCAAATACTTGAATGTAGTtatcagttcattacttctccaggctaaatattacaagtt
Encoded here:
- the LOC141545783 gene encoding olfactory receptor 4P4-like, with the translated sequence MENQNNVTEFVLLGLFKSQEVKIICFVIFLFCYFAIFFGNIIIFITIICSHLIQQPMYYFLCHLSYMDLAYTSTVVPRLLRDLIAKQKYISYNSCMTQLCTAHFLSGVEMFILVSMAFDRYVAICKPLHYMLIVNRQRCNMMLLMAWLVAFWHAIAQMIMVIRLPFCGPNLVDHYICDVKALLKLVCTDTRIPNILVIANTGMVVLATFLVLVVSYIVILYNLRNHSSDARRKALSTCASHVMVVVLFFVPCIATYIPPPNASQNDKEFSMFYTVIAPMMNPLIYTLRNTEMKNAMQKVWVAKLFLIFK